One Poecilia reticulata strain Guanapo linkage group LG19, Guppy_female_1.0+MT, whole genome shotgun sequence genomic window carries:
- the scn4aa gene encoding sodium channel protein type 4 subunit alpha A isoform X2, with protein MASLLPPPGIAVFRPFTQESLAEIKRLAEERKSAEADGHDGGEPVGPHPDLEAGKSLPLIYGDPPPELLNTPLEDLDSFYKAQNTFVVISKGNTIYRFNAEPACYTLSPFSVIRRGSIKILIHSLFSMFIMITILSNCVFMTMSNPPAWSKTVEYVFTGIYTFEATVKVLSRGFCIGSFTFLRDPWNWLDFMVISMAYVTEFVDLGNVSALRTFRVLRALKTITVIPGLKTIVGALMQSVKKMGDVMVLTVFALAVFALVGLQLFMGNLRXKCVRWPILMNEVFNATMAVNESMYSNSSFDFTEYIENPENQYFTEGSIDALICGNSSDAGKCPEGYTCMKAGRNPNFGYTSYDSFGWAFLALFRLMTQDFWENLFQLTLRAAGRTYMLFFVVIIFLGSFYLINLILAVVAMAYYEQNQATQLEAIEKEEEFQXLLEQLKNQEQAQFHGSRVTLTSKKSASXHTLSEMEDNGPGLKQVEAVNDCNGRVVPRLMIRAPTMEESAVDYEVKEKSLGSVHSTLHLEEPGLKKRSASAVTVLSAVAMEELEEAQRPCPPCWYKFADMFLKWDCSPTWIVFKKWVHFVVMDPFADLTITICIVLNTLFMAMEHYPMTPEFDNMLSVGNLVFTGIFAAEMFFKLIAMDPYYYFQVGWNIFDSIIVTLSLVELGLANVQGLSVLRSFRLLRVFKLAKSWPTLNMLIKIIGNSVGALGNLTLVLAIIVFIFAVVGMQLFGKNYKDCVCKISADCELPRWHMNDFFHSFLIVFRILCGEWIETMWDCMEVAGPAMCLIVFMMVMVIGNLVVLNLFLALLLSSFSGDNLSAGDDDGEMNNLQIAIGRITRGIDWLKAFLXQRIQQILGKKPKEPDKDTADDGKPKAGEIEMNHLDACLTLKVXDGISDGPVQSQPSGFTVDGELNLKVPIAEGESDCDSLSDDDDEDDGEZDVDEEDDKLPERALRRDDEQNTYDDGDSSVCSTADYRPPEPEPEKKEEEEPEPEEPEACFTDDCVTKWPCLTVDTTSGKGKKWWNLRKTCFTIVEHDWFETFIIFMILLSSGALAFEDIYIERRRTIKIILEFADKVFTYIFVIEMLLKWVAYGFKTYFTSAWCWLDFFIVDISLISLVANWMGYSDLGPIKSLRTLRALRPLRALSRFEGMRVVVNALVGAIPSIFNVLLVCLIFWLIFSIMGVNLFAGKFYRCINTTTEELFPMTEVNNRTECLALEEATQEARWINVKINYDNVGTGYLSLLQVATFKGWMDIMYAAVDSREVEEQPSYEINIYMYIYFVIFIIFGSFFTLNLFIGVVIDNFNQQKTKFGDQDIFMTDEQKKYYEAMKKLGSKKPQKPIPRPTNPVQGIVFDFISQQFFDIFIMVLICLNMVTMMVETDDQSPAKEDFLFKLNVAFIVVFTGECVLKLFALRQYFFTNGWNVFDFIVVILSIAGTMLSDIIEKYFVSPTLFRVIRLARIGRILRLIKGAKGIRTLLFALMMSLPALFNIGLLLFLIMFIFSIFAMSNFAYVKKEAGIDDIFNFETFGGSIICLFQITTSAGWDGLLLPMLNRDPPDCDPEFENPGTDVKGNCGNPGMGMMFFCSYIIISFLVVVNMYIAIILENFNVAQEESGDPLCEXDFEMFNETWEKFDLDGTMFIEYSRLSDFCDTLQEPLRVAKPNRLRLIGMDLPLVIGDRIHCLDVLMAVTQMVLGDTVEMAAMRDSIEAKFILSNPTKDSFAPITTTVXHKEEQQAAVVLQRAYRNHLLKRCVRHAAFMHRLKRIGRNYNDDDPPEREGLLARRLGVLYGTNIDLADEMEFEALETLTSQEPFNTDCERAQCLQEPPMQNMFVVPAEITSEELLHSAPNHHPLTLQANLKEPLV; from the exons ATGGCGAGCCTGCTCCCTCCCCCAGGCATCGCGGTCTTCCGCCCGTTCACCCAGGAATCACTGGCGGAAATCAAGAGGCTCGCGGAGGAAAGGAAATCAGCAGAAGCAGACGGCCATGACGGGGGAGAACCAGTGGGGCCACACCCTGATCTGGAAGCTGGAAAGAGCCTACCCCTAATATATGGAGACCCTCCTCCAGAGTTGCTCAACACACCTCTGGAGGACCTGGACTCCTTCTACAAAGCCCAGAAT acatttgtCGTGATCAGCAAAGGAAACACGATTTACAGGTTCAACGCTGAGCCGGCTTGTTACACTCTCAGCCCCTTTAGTGTGATCAGGAGAGGATCCATCAAAATTCTCATACATTC attatttagcATGTTCATCATGATTACCATTCTGTCGAACTGTGTGTTCATGACGATGAGCAACCCACCAGCATGGAGTAAAACTGTGGA ATATGTTTTTACAGGAATTTATACCTTTGAAGCTACAGTCAAAGTGTTGTCAAGAGGTTTCTGCATTGGTTCTTTTACATTCCTTCGAGATCCATGGAACTGGCTGGATTTCATGGTGATCAGCATGGC CTACGTTACTGAGTTTGTTGACCTTGGCAATGTGTCGGCTCTCAGGACATTTCGTGTACTTCGAGCCCTGAAAACAATTACCGTAATTCCTG GCCTGAAGACCATTGTGGGAGCTTTGATGCAGTCGGTGAAGAAAATGGGGGACGTCATGGTCCTGACCGTCTTTGCCCTCGCAGTCTTTGCCCTCGTCGGCCTCCAGCTTTTCATGGGAAACCTGCGTCAMAAATGCGTGCGATGGCCCATTCTGATGAACGAAGTTTTCAACGCCACCATGGCTGTAAATGAGTCTATGTACTCCAACAGTTCTTTTGATTTTACCGAATACATCGAAAATCCGG AAAATCAGTATTTCACAGAAGGCAGCATAGATGCTCTAATTTGTGGCAACAGCTCTGATGCTGG AAAGTGCCCAGAAGGATACACATGYATGAAGGCTGGAAGGAACCCGAACTTTGGCTACACCAGTTATGACTCCTTTGGATGGGCCTTCCTTGCTCTGTTCAGACTCATGACACAGGACTTCTGGGAGAATCTTTTCCAGCTG ACTCTGCGGGCAGCTGGGAGGACATACATGCTGTTCTTCGTGGTGATCATCTTCCTGGGCTCCTTCTACCTCATCAACCTCATCCTGGCTGTGGTAGCCATGGCTTATTACGAACAGAATCAAGCAACTCAACTGGAGGCCATCGAAAAAGAGGAGGAATTCCAGCRGCTTTTAGAACAACTAAAAAATCAAGAGCAG GCACAGTTTCATGGAAGCCGAGTCACCCTGACCAGTAAGAAGTCTGCGAGTCWACACACATTATCTGAGATGGAAGATAATGGACCTGGTCTCAAGCAGGTTGAGGCTGTGAATGACTGCAACGGAAGAGTTGTTCCTCGCTTGATGATTCGGGCGCCCACTATGGAGGAG TCTGCCGTAGATTATGAAGTCAAAGAGAAGTCACTGGGCTCGGTGCACAGCACACTTCACCTGGAAGAACCTGGCTTGAAAAAGAGATCTGCTAGTGCTGTGACAGTGCTGTCTGCAGTAGCCATGGAAG aGTTGGAGGAGGCTCAGAGACCCTGCCCACCTTGCTGGTACAAATTTGCAGACATGTTCTTGAAGTGGGATTGCTCCCCCACctggattgtttttaaaaagtgggtGCACTTTGTGGTCATGGATCCCTTCGCTGACCTTACTATTACCATATGCATTGTGCTCAACACCCTTTTTATGGCAATGGAGCACTACCCCATGACCCCGGAGTTTGACAACATGCTCTCAGTAGGAAATCTG GTTTTCACTGGGATctttgcagctgaaatgtttttcaagctTATCGCCATGGATCCCTATTACTATTTCCAAGTTGGATGGAACATTTTCGACAGCATTATTGTAACTCTCAGCCTGGTGGAGTTGGGTCTGGCAAATGTCCAGGGTCTGTCAGTCCTAAGGTCATTCCGTTTG CTTCGTGTCTTCAAACTGGCAAAGTCTTGGCCCACACTCAACATGCTCATTAAGATCATCGGTAACTCGGTRGGCGCTCTGGGGAACCTGACCTTGGTGCTGGCCATCATTGTCTTCATTTTTGCCGTAGTGGGCATGCAACTCTTTGGAAAGAACTACAAGGACTGTGTGTGCAAGATCTCCGCAGACTGTGAGCTGCCACGGTGGCACATGAACGACTTCTTCCACTCCTTCCTCATCGTTTTTCGCATCCTGTGCGGCGAGTGGATCGAGACGATGTGGGACTGCATGGARGTGGCTGGGCCCGCGATGTGCTTAATCGTCTTCATGATGGTCATGGTCATTGGAAATCTTGTG GTATTGAACCTCTTCTTGGCGCTGCTGCTCAGCTCATTCAGCGGAGACAACCTATCGGCAGGGGATGACGATGGCGAGATGAACAATCTGCAGATTGCTATTGGGAGGATCACACGAGGCATCGATTGGTTAAAGGCCTTTCTCATRCAGCGAATCCAGcaaatacttggtaaaaagCCCAAGGAGCCAGATAAGGACACGGCGGACGATGGAAAGCCTAAAGCCGGGGAAATCGAAATGAACCATTTGGACGCCTGTCTGACTCTTAAAGTARCAGATGGGATTTCAGATGGCCCTGTGCAAAGCCAACCCTCTGGATTCACGGTGGATGGAGAGCTCAATCTGAAAGTCCCAATCGCTGAGGGAGAATCAGATTGTGATAGTCTGAGTGATGATGACGATGAAGATGATGGTGAGSAGGATGttgatgaagaagatgacaaaCTTCCAGAGAGAGCACTGCGGAGAGATGATGAACAAAACacg TATGATGACGGGGATTCTTCAGTCTGCAGCACAGCTGATTATCGTCCTCCTGAGCCTGAACCcgaaaagaaggaagaagaggaaCCGGAACCTGAAGAACCAGAGGCCTGCTTCACTGATG ACTGTGTGACCAAATGGCCATGTTTGACGGTGGATACCACCAGTGGCAAAGGCAAAAAATGGTGGAATCTTAGAAAAACTTGCTTCACCATAGTAGAACACGACTGGTTTGAAACCTTCATCATTTTCATGATCCTCCTTAGCAGTGGGGCTCTG GCCTTTGAAGATATATACATAGAAAGGCGACGGACCATCAAAATAATTCTTGAGTTTGCAGACAAGGTTTTCACCTACATTTTTGTCATTGAGATGCTTCTGAAATGGGTTGCGTATGGCTTTAAGACCTACTTTACCAGCGCATGGTGTTGGTTGGACTTTTTCATTGTGGAT ATTTCCTTGATTAGCTTAGTTGCAAATTGGATGGGCTACTCCGATCTTGGTCCGATCAAGTCGCTGAGAACCCTCAGAGCACTGAGGCCTCTTCGAGCGCTATCGAGATTTGAAGGCATGAGG GTGGTGGTGAATGCTCTTGTTGGAGCGATTCCCTCCATCTTCAATGTCCTGCTGGTGTGCCTGATTTTCTGGCTTATCTTCAGCATCATGGGCGTCAATTTGTTTGCGGGGAAGTTCTACCGTTGCATCAACACCACCACAGAGGAGCTATTCCCTATGACTGAGGTCAACAATCGAACCGAGTGCTTGGCCCTTGAAGAAGCCACACAGGAGGCTCGCTGGATTAACGTCAAAATCAACTATGACAATGTTGGGACAGGCTATCTCTCTCTGCTTCAAGTG GCAACTTTTAAAGGTTGGATGGACATAATGTATGCTGCTGTGGACTCAAGAGAG GTTGAGGAGCAACCATCCTATGAAATCAATATCTACATGTACATATATTTTGTGATCTTCATCATCTTTGGTTCCTTCTTCACCCTAAACCTCTTCATCGGTGTCGTTATTGACAATTTCAACcaacaaaagacaaag TTTGGAGACCAAGACATTTTTATGACtgatgaacagaaaaaatactATGAGGCCATGAAGAAACTCGGTTCCAAGAAGCCACAAAAGCCAATTCCACGACCAACG AACCCGGTCCAGGGCATTGTGTTCGATTTCATCAGCCAGCAGTTTTTTGACATCTTCATTATGGTTCTAATCTGCCTCAATATGGTGACCATGATGGTGGAAACAGATGACCAAAGCCCAGCAAAAGaggattttctctttaaattaaacGTGGCCTTCATTGTTGTCTTCACCGGAGAGTGTGTATTGAAGCTCTTCGCGTTGCGGCAGTACTTCTTCACCAACGGATGGAACGTTTTTGATTTCATTGTGGTCATCTTGTCAATAGCTG gTACAATGCTCTCAGACATAATTGAGAAGTATTTTGTATCCCCGACTCTCTTCAGAGTGATCCGTCTAGCCAGAATTGGCAGGATTCTGCGCCTTATTAAAGGAGCGAAGGGCATTCGGACACTTCTCTTTGCCCTGATGATGTCCCTTCCTGCCCTGTTCAACATTGGTCTCCTGCTTTTCCTGATCATGTTCATCTTTTCCATATTTGCCATGTCAAATTTTGCTTAYGTCAAGAAAGAAGCCGgaattgatgacatttttaacttYGAGACCTTTGGTGGTAGCATTATCTGCTTGTTTCAGATTACAACATCTGCTGGTTGGGATGGGCTTCTACTTCCAATGCTGAACAGGGACCCTCCAGACTGTGACCCTGAATTTGAGAACCCAGGCACAGATGTGAAGGGTAACTGCGGAAACCCGGGGATGGGTATGATGTTCTTCTGCAGCTACATCATCATTTCGTTCTTAGTGGTGGTCAACATGTACATTGCCATCATCCTGGAGAACTTCAATGTGGCTCAAGAAGAGAGCGGTGACCCACTTTGCGAGGAWGACTTTGAGATGTTCAACGAAACCTGGGAGAAGTTTGACTTGGACGGAACAATGTTTATCGAGTACAGTCGACTTTCAGATTTTTGCGACACTTTGCAGGAGCCTCTCAGGGTCGCCAAACCCAATCGGCTTCGTCTGATCGGAATGGATCTGCCCCTGGTAATTGGGGATAGGATCCACTGCTTGGATGTTTTGATGGCTGTTACACAGATGGTACTGGGAGACACAGTggagatggcagcaatgcgggATAGCATCGAGGCTAAGTTCATTCTTAGCAACCCCACAAAAGACTCCTTTGCACCAATTACCACAACGGTAYGCCACAAGGAAGAGCAACAAGCTGCTGTGGTCCTTCAACGAGCTTATCGTAATCATCTTCTGAAGCGCTGCGTACGCCACGCTGCTTTCATGCACAGATTGAAGAGGATTGGTAGAAATTACAACGATGATGATCCACCTGAAAGAGAGGGGCTCCTTGCACGAAGACTGGGAGTTCTCTATGGAACTAATATAGACCTTGCTGATGAAATGGAGTTTGAGGCTTTAGAAACTCTGACAAGCCAAGAACCTTTTAATACAGACTGCGAAAGGGCCCAATGTCTTCAGGAGCCTCCTATGCAGAATATGTTTGTGGTTCCTGCTGAAATAACCAGTGAGGAGTTATTGCATTCTGCCCCCAACCATCATCCCTTAACCTTACAAGCAAATCTAAAAGAGCCGCTTGTATGA